The window CACTGATTGAAGGATAACGTTTCAGCACTCCCGCTATCTCACTGCTTGGCCAATCCATATCCCACTGAACATGTTCTTCCATACAGCGATCATGGTCGTCTATGGCTTCATTGATCAGCGAGTCCCTGAGTCGTTCCGCCTCATGAAATTTCTTTTTACTTTTCAGATCAGAACCTTTTCGCTCTGCCAAAAAGTCATAAATATCCTCTAACGGTTCCAGCCGCATTACCTTGGCAAGATACTTAACCTGGCGTTTTCGTGCCCCGGCCTTCAAGCCTCTGCAGTTGCGTATTTCCTCTTTAAGCTCGTCAGTGCAGGGAAGCTTTTTCAATTCATTATCGGAAAACTCAGCGAGTTCCATCGCCACCTGCTCCGTTTGCTTAAACTGCCTCTTTTTCTCAGACCTGCTTATGTTTTCTTCCATAAATGATAGTCTTGCAGAGCATCAGGCCCAAAAGCCGTGCCATGCATTATGTTAACTTTTAAAATTTATAATTCAGTTAATTTCACGATTGATGACTCGTAGTCTTCCGGCTTCTCCAGCCCCAACAGGGTACAGAGAGTTGCTGCGATATTGGCAAGACCCGGACCCTCTACTCCGGCGAGTTCGAATTCATTGTTACCATTATAATCTTTTACTATAAACGGCACAGGGTTTTTGGTATGAGCCACCATTGGAGCCCGTTCGCCATTCTTCTCTGTCCACATGCAGTCTGCATTCCCATGATCTGCTGTGATTACTGCTATGCCGCCAGCCTTTGCGATCACTTTCAGCAATCTCCCTAGACACATGTCAACCGCTTCAACAGCTATGCGGATAGCCTCCGGCACGCCGGTGTGACCCACCATATCACAATTGGCGTAATTGAGCCTGATGAACTTTTTCTCACCAAGCTGAACCTGCTCAATCACCTTGTCTGTTATCTCAGCGGCCTTCATCCATGGGCGCTGATCAAACGGCACCAGATCTGACAATATTTCTTCGTAGTTTTCAAGTGATGGATCAACGTAACCTGACCTGTTCCCATTCCAGAAATAGGTCACATGACCAAACTTCTGGGTTTCAGATATCGCATAGGAGGAGACACCGTTGGCACAAAGATATGCGCCAATGGTTTTATCAATGGCTGGCGGTTCAACAAGATAGTTCTTGGGAATTTTGGCATCACCATCATACT of the Desulfosediminicola ganghwensis genome contains:
- the yjgA gene encoding ribosome biogenesis factor YjgA gives rise to the protein MEENISRSEKKRQFKQTEQVAMELAEFSDNELKKLPCTDELKEEIRNCRGLKAGARKRQVKYLAKVMRLEPLEDIYDFLAERKGSDLKSKKKFHEAERLRDSLINEAIDDHDRCMEEHVQWDMDWPSSEIAGVLKRYPSISEGEVRKAVYSYVKTRNRLHYRELFRMLKAGIDLVDMKTKIG